In the genome of Caulobacter flavus, the window CGATGACGCGCTTCCAGCTGTCGAGCGGGAACTCGTGCACCGGCACCGTGGCGCCGGTGATGCCGGCCGAGTTGACCAGCACGTCGATCTTGCCCAGGGCCTCGACGCTGGCGGCGGTCGCGGCGGCGACCTGGGCCTCGTCGGAGACGTCCAGCGCGTAGGTGAAGCTGGCGCCGACTTCCTCGGCGGCGGCCTTCAGGGCGTCGGCGTTGAGGTCCCACAGGGCGACCTTGGCGCCTTCGGCCACCATGCGGCGGGCGGTTTCCTTGCCCAGGCCCGAGGCGCCGCCGGTGATGACGGCGGCGCGGCCCGAGAAGCGGTTGGCGTAAACGGTCACGAGACGCCTTCCTTGGTCCAGGCGATGACTTCCTGGCGCTGCTCGCCCAGCTTCTCGATGCCCAGCGTCATGACGTCGCCCGGCTTCAGGAAGATCTTTTCCGGCTTCTGGCCTTCGCCGACGCCCGGAGGGGTGCCCGTCGTCAGGATGTCGCCCGGCTCGAGGGTGACGAAGCGGCTCATGTAGGCGATCAGCTCGGCGACGCCGAAGATCATCGTCTTGCTGTTGCCGGTCTGCATGCGCTTGCCGTTGAGGTCGAGCCACATGTCGAGGTTCTGGCAGTCGCCAACTTCATCGGCGGTGACGACCCACGGGCCGACGGGGCCGAAGGTGTCGCAGCCCTTGCCCTTGTCCCACTGCGAGCCCAGCTCCTTCTGGAAGGCGCGCTCGGAGACGTCGTTCACCAGCACGTAGCCGGCGACGTAGTCCAGGGCTTCGGATTGCTCGACATAGCGGGCGCGCTTGCCGATCACGACGCCCAGCTCGACTTCCCAGTCGCCCTTCTCGGCGCCCTTGGGCAGCATGACCTGGTCGTTCGGGCCGTTGAGGCACGAGATGGCCTTGGTGAAGAAGATCGGCTCGGGCGGGGGTTCCAGGCCGGCTTCCTTGGCGTGGTCGGCGAAGTTCAGGCCGATGGCCAGGAACTTGCCGACATTGCCGATCGGCACGCCGTAGCGCGGCGAACCTTCGACCACCGGCAGGGTGGTGGGATCGATGGCGGCGATCTTCGCCAAGCCTTCCGGGGTCAGTTCCGCGCCGGTGATGTCGGACACGTGGCCCGACAGGTCGCGGATCTTGCCTTCGGAATCCAGCAGGCCGGGCTTTTCGGCGCCCCGCGGGCCGTAACGCAACAGTTTCATGGTCTTCTGGCTCTAGGGGTAAATGGGGGAGGGGACGCGGCTTACCGCGGATACGGACGGTGCAGGCCGACGTCGCGGTTCAGCTCGACGCCGAAGCCGGGCGCGTCGCCGAGCTTGAGCTTGCCGTTGACCGGAACGGGCTCGCCGATCAGCTGCGGATGGAACATCGGCACGACCTCGTCGGCCTTCGGCGCCATCATCAGGAACTCGGCGAACGGGCTGTTATGGCGCGTGATGACGAAGTGGTAGCTGTACACCGACGAGCCGTGCGGGATCATCATCACGCCCTTGCTGTCGGCCAGGTTGGCGATCTTGATCAGTTCGGTGACGCCGCCGCACCAGCCCACGTCCGGCTGGATGATGTCGCAGCATTCCATCTCCAGCAGCATGCGGAAGCCCCAGCGGGTGGCTTCGTGCTCGCCGGTGGTGACCAGCATGCCGGGAGGGGCGTTCTTCTTGAGGTCGCGATAGCCCCAGTAGTCGTCGGGGCTGAGGGCCTCCTCGATCCACTTCAGGCCGTACTCGTGGGCCTTGTGCGCCAGCTTGGTGGCGTAGTTCAGGTCCAGCGACATCCAGCAGTCGAACATCAGCCAGAAGTCCTCGCCCACGCGGTTGCGCATGGTTTCGAGCTCTTCCAGGTTCTTGCGCAGGCCTTCCTCGCCCTCGGCCGGGCCGTGGTGCAGGGGCATCTTGCCGCCGATGAAGCCCATCTCCTTGGCCAGGTCCGGACGCGCGCCGGTGGCGTAGAAGGTCAGTTCGTCGCGAACCTTGCCGCCCAGCAGAGCGTAGACCGGCTCCTGGCGCAGCTTGCCGATCAGGTCGTAGAGCGCCAGGTCGACGCCCGAGATGGCGTTCACGACCAGGCCCTTGCGGCCGTAGTACTGGGTGGAGAAGTACATCTGGTCCCAGATCTTCTCGACCTCGGTCGGGTCACGACCTTCGAGGAAGCGGGCCAGGTGCTTTTCGACGATGTAGGCGGCCGGTTCGCCGCCGGTGGTCACCGCGAAGCCGATCGTGCCGTCGACGGCCTCGATCTCGACCACCAGCGTGCCCAGCACGTTGATGCCGAAGCTCTGGCGGCTCTGGCGATATTCGGGATAGCGCGACATCGGGGTCGCGATGTGGTCGTCGATCCAGTGGCCTTCGCCCTGGTCGTGATAGTCGGCGCCGCCCCCGCGGACCACATAGGCGCGTACAGCCTTGATCAAGGGAAGCGGCATCTCGTGCTCCAACCATCGCCCGGTCTTCTCGTGACCGGATCTGCCCCTACCAAGGGAGGCGCGCCAGCGGGGCCGCCGAACGACGCGAACGGATGTTCGCGCTACCTCCCCAGAACATCGTATGACACGCTGATCGCAGGACCCCCGCGACCGAAAGAGTCGCTGACGCGAGCCCTTGTCTTGCGTTCCATATTATGAGAGGTAGTGCTACAAAATGAAACCCAGCACGTCAAGGGGAGCGGAACCGGTGGCGGACGACGAAGGCGCGGCGACCAAGAGCCCAAGCGGCAGCCAGACGCTGTTTCGCGGCCTGGACGTGCTCGACGTGGTGGCCGACGCGGGGGCCATCGGCCTGCCGGCGCTGGCGGCCCGACTCGGCCTGACCCGCAGCACCACGCACCGCCTGGCCACGGCCCTGGTCGAGCGCCGCCTGCTGACCCAGACCCCGCGCGAAGGCTACAGCCTGGGCCCCAAGCTCCTGGAGCTGGGCTATCTGGCCAGCCAGCAGATGGACCTGCCGCGCATCGCGCGCCCGCACCTGGAAAAGCTGTGGGAAGAGCTGGAGGACACCGTCCACCTGGGCGTGCTCGACGACGACCGCGCTC includes:
- the rhmD gene encoding L-rhamnonate dehydratase — translated: MPLPLIKAVRAYVVRGGGADYHDQGEGHWIDDHIATPMSRYPEYRQSRQSFGINVLGTLVVEIEAVDGTIGFAVTTGGEPAAYIVEKHLARFLEGRDPTEVEKIWDQMYFSTQYYGRKGLVVNAISGVDLALYDLIGKLRQEPVYALLGGKVRDELTFYATGARPDLAKEMGFIGGKMPLHHGPAEGEEGLRKNLEELETMRNRVGEDFWLMFDCWMSLDLNYATKLAHKAHEYGLKWIEEALSPDDYWGYRDLKKNAPPGMLVTTGEHEATRWGFRMLLEMECCDIIQPDVGWCGGVTELIKIANLADSKGVMMIPHGSSVYSYHFVITRHNSPFAEFLMMAPKADEVVPMFHPQLIGEPVPVNGKLKLGDAPGFGVELNRDVGLHRPYPR
- a CDS encoding fumarylacetoacetate hydrolase family protein produces the protein MKLLRYGPRGAEKPGLLDSEGKIRDLSGHVSDITGAELTPEGLAKIAAIDPTTLPVVEGSPRYGVPIGNVGKFLAIGLNFADHAKEAGLEPPPEPIFFTKAISCLNGPNDQVMLPKGAEKGDWEVELGVVIGKRARYVEQSEALDYVAGYVLVNDVSERAFQKELGSQWDKGKGCDTFGPVGPWVVTADEVGDCQNLDMWLDLNGKRMQTGNSKTMIFGVAELIAYMSRFVTLEPGDILTTGTPPGVGEGQKPEKIFLKPGDVMTLGIEKLGEQRQEVIAWTKEGVS